A genomic window from Vagococcus sp. CY52-2 includes:
- the def gene encoding peptide deformylase has product MRDIIKYPNTVLTTPTKKVTEIDDELIDLLDEMHAIMLEKDGIGLAANQVGVSSRVAIVHIDDESGIFEMINPEIIKKSGKTIDVEGCLSFPEVYGTVERFDDITVRFVDREGYEVEVEASDYLSRVMQHEIEHLDGGLFIDKIIKRLSPDELIDYMEEHGYD; this is encoded by the coding sequence ATGAGAGACATAATAAAATATCCTAACACTGTATTAACTACCCCGACAAAAAAAGTGACAGAAATTGATGATGAGTTGATAGATTTATTAGATGAAATGCATGCCATTATGCTTGAAAAGGATGGAATAGGACTTGCAGCTAACCAAGTTGGCGTGTCATCTCGAGTGGCTATTGTCCATATAGATGACGAATCAGGTATCTTTGAGATGATTAATCCAGAAATTATAAAAAAATCAGGAAAAACCATCGATGTCGAAGGGTGTTTAAGCTTTCCGGAAGTTTATGGAACAGTGGAGAGATTTGATGATATTACAGTGAGATTTGTTGACAGAGAAGGATATGAAGTTGAGGTTGAGGCCTCAGATTATTTATCGCGTGTGATGCAGCATGAGATAGAACATTTGGATGGTGGGCTATTTATTGATAAAATAATAAAAAGGCTATCACCAGATGAATTAATTGATTACATGGAGGAACATGGTTATGACTAA
- the fmt gene encoding methionyl-tRNA formyltransferase → MTKIVFMGTPAFSVPILEGLVSEGYDVVGVVTQPDRPVGRKRVLTPPPVKQAALDLKLPVYQPEKISQSAELEEIIALNPDLIVTAAFGQFLPERLLKTPKFGAINVHASLLPKYRGGAPVHYSIINGDKETGVTIMEMIKKMDAGDILAQEAIPILDTDDVGSMFDKLSLLGKELLLKTLPDLLANKMTPTPQDESLVSFSPNISREEERIDWNKTAQEIDCQVRGMRPWPVAYAMYQDKRWKMWDVTPLPEKTTDKSPGTIILKDKHCLQVACGKSSVLQLNTIQPAGKGQLSVTDFLNGIGKTVEVGDVLE, encoded by the coding sequence ATGACTAAAATAGTATTTATGGGAACACCGGCGTTTTCAGTGCCAATTTTAGAAGGATTAGTGAGTGAAGGGTATGATGTGGTTGGCGTTGTAACTCAACCAGATAGACCAGTTGGAAGAAAACGTGTGTTAACTCCGCCTCCAGTAAAGCAAGCAGCTCTTGATTTAAAATTACCAGTATATCAACCAGAAAAAATCAGTCAATCAGCTGAATTAGAAGAGATTATCGCGCTTAATCCAGATTTAATCGTCACGGCAGCATTCGGTCAATTTTTACCTGAACGCTTGTTAAAGACTCCTAAATTTGGTGCGATTAATGTCCATGCATCATTATTACCAAAGTATCGTGGAGGAGCACCTGTTCACTATTCAATCATCAATGGTGACAAAGAAACGGGTGTCACAATTATGGAAATGATTAAAAAAATGGATGCAGGAGATATTTTAGCCCAAGAAGCCATTCCTATATTAGATACAGATGATGTTGGAAGTATGTTTGATAAATTAAGTCTTTTAGGCAAGGAATTGTTGTTAAAAACATTGCCAGATTTATTAGCTAACAAGATGACACCAACGCCACAAGATGAATCATTGGTCAGTTTTTCTCCAAATATTTCACGTGAAGAAGAAAGAATTGATTGGAATAAAACAGCCCAAGAAATCGACTGCCAAGTTAGAGGCATGCGCCCATGGCCAGTAGCTTACGCAATGTATCAAGATAAGAGATGGAAAATGTGGGATGTAACCCCATTGCCAGAAAAAACAACAGATAAATCGCCAGGGACAATTATTTTAAAAGATAAGCATTGTTTGCAAGTAGCATGTGGTAAGTCGAGTGTTTTACAATTAAATACTATCCAACCAGCAGGAAAAGGCCAATTAAGTGTGACAGATTTTCTAAATGGAATCGGAAAAACAGTGGAAGTAGGAGACGTTCTTGAGTAA
- a CDS encoding thiamine diphosphokinase: MKKSVIVLAGSDKSLWPSMDRFDEASHIIGVDRGAYEGVRHGLSVDVAVGDFDSLSSEELSYVKEHVEKVTQYPAEKDETDTEIGISVASELSEDAKIILIGGTGGRIDHFLANLWLPLQDRFKSVATRLVIKDNQNTISYFLPGDYTIEKEPDKKYLAYVCLTPMTHLSLYDAKYRLDDVDVMQPTSYASNEFIGKTTRFSFSSGMMCVIQSKDK; the protein is encoded by the coding sequence ATGAAAAAGTCGGTTATTGTGTTGGCCGGTAGTGATAAATCATTATGGCCAAGCATGGATAGATTTGATGAAGCAAGTCATATTATTGGGGTTGATAGGGGAGCTTACGAAGGTGTTCGTCATGGGTTATCTGTTGATGTGGCGGTAGGTGATTTTGACTCACTAAGTTCTGAAGAACTGTCTTATGTTAAAGAACATGTAGAAAAAGTGACACAATACCCAGCTGAAAAAGATGAAACGGATACTGAAATTGGTATTTCTGTCGCTAGTGAACTATCAGAAGACGCTAAAATCATCCTAATAGGTGGTACTGGCGGGCGAATAGATCATTTTCTAGCTAATCTATGGTTGCCATTGCAAGATCGCTTTAAATCAGTCGCTACAAGGCTTGTGATAAAAGACAATCAAAATACGATTTCTTATTTTCTGCCAGGAGATTATACAATTGAAAAAGAGCCAGATAAAAAATATTTAGCATATGTTTGTTTAACACCTATGACACATTTATCGTTATATGATGCGAAGTATCGTTTAGATGATGTTGATGTGATGCAACCAACTTCCTATGCAAGTAATGAATTCATTGGTAAAACAACAAGATTTTCATTTTCAAGTGGCATGATGTGTGTCATTCAATCTAAAGACAAATAA
- the rpe gene encoding ribulose-phosphate 3-epimerase yields the protein MVKIAPSILSADFSKLGEDVKRVDKAGADYIHIDVMDGQFVPNITFGPALISSIRPVTDLVFDVHLMMVEPERFIEEFAKVGSDIITVHAESTKHLHRVIQQIKASGVKAGVVINPGTPVEMIKPVLSMVDLVLVMTVNPGFGGQKFISECLDKVSELAELRQAKGYTYEIEVDGGVDDKTAKECVEAGADVLVAGSYVYKYDDVAEPIKKLKEAGK from the coding sequence ATGGTAAAGATAGCACCATCAATATTAAGTGCAGATTTTTCAAAATTGGGAGAAGATGTTAAACGCGTTGATAAAGCAGGAGCAGATTATATTCACATTGATGTCATGGATGGCCAGTTTGTTCCCAATATTACATTTGGTCCGGCACTTATTTCATCTATTAGACCAGTCACTGATTTAGTGTTTGACGTACATTTGATGATGGTTGAACCAGAGCGTTTTATTGAAGAGTTTGCTAAGGTAGGATCTGATATTATTACCGTACATGCTGAAAGTACGAAACATTTACACCGTGTCATTCAACAAATTAAAGCAAGTGGCGTAAAAGCAGGAGTTGTCATTAACCCAGGAACACCAGTTGAGATGATTAAGCCTGTTTTATCAATGGTTGATTTAGTCTTAGTAATGACAGTTAACCCAGGATTTGGTGGTCAAAAATTCATCTCAGAATGTTTAGATAAAGTAAGTGAACTAGCAGAGTTACGACAAGCTAAAGGATACACTTATGAAATTGAAGTTGACGGTGGCGTGGATGATAAGACTGCAAAAGAATGTGTTGAAGCAGGAGCAGATGTGTTAGTGGCCGGATCATATGTTTATAAATATGATGATGTCGCTGAGCCGATTAAAAAATTAAAAGAAGCAGGTAAGTAA
- the rpmB gene encoding 50S ribosomal protein L28, whose protein sequence is MAKQCYITGRKARTGNNRSHAMNASKRTWGANLQKVRILVDGKPKKVWVSARALKSGKVERV, encoded by the coding sequence ATGGCAAAACAATGTTATATAACTGGTCGTAAAGCAAGAACTGGTAACAACCGTTCTCACGCAATGAACGCATCTAAACGTACTTGGGGAGCTAATCTTCAAAAAGTTCGTATTTTAGTTGACGGTAAACCAAAAAAAGTTTGGGTTTCTGCTCGTGCTTTGAAATCTGGTAAAGTTGAACGCGTTTAA
- the rsmB gene encoding 16S rRNA (cytosine(967)-C(5))-methyltransferase RsmB produces MSKQKQVPKHIKHTARYTALDLLTKIANNQAYSNVLINEAIKRHQLSDKDARLMTEIVYGTISRQLTLEYYLAPFIKKAKKVDMWVKQLLYLSMYQMIYLDKVPEYSIFNDAVTIAKAKGNPGIGKFVNGVLRNIQRHGVPSLDKIKDEVERLSIEISMPLWLTKRLIDDIGFEETKQLGESLLTPSHVSARIDTRVIARDEAINVLCEEGLDVEESQVSPYGVVAKKGFLASSSLFKEGKMTIQDESSMLVAPSMQINANDTVLDACAAPGGKTTHIATFLEADKGGKVISLDIHQHKIKLIKSNAERLHVEDVVEAILLDAREVKNNFPDDYFDRVLIDAPCSGLGLLRRKPDIKYHKTPEDFMNLQRIQLEILESIVPKVAQWGIITYSTCTLTHEENKDVVAIFLNKHPEFELIDVLEAAHLSKSYHDKQLQLYPHHYHTDGFFISCFRRKA; encoded by the coding sequence TTGAGTAAACAAAAACAAGTACCAAAACACATTAAACATACAGCTCGTTATACAGCGTTAGATTTACTAACGAAAATTGCCAATAACCAAGCTTATTCAAATGTTTTAATCAATGAAGCAATCAAACGCCATCAGCTATCTGATAAAGATGCCCGTTTGATGACAGAAATTGTCTATGGCACAATCAGTCGTCAATTGACATTAGAGTATTATTTAGCTCCTTTTATTAAAAAAGCTAAAAAAGTCGATATGTGGGTAAAACAATTATTATACCTATCAATGTATCAAATGATTTATTTAGATAAAGTACCAGAATATAGCATTTTTAATGACGCTGTGACCATTGCTAAAGCAAAAGGAAATCCAGGCATTGGAAAATTTGTTAATGGTGTATTGCGTAACATTCAACGTCATGGAGTGCCTTCTTTAGATAAGATTAAAGATGAAGTAGAACGTTTATCCATTGAAATTAGTATGCCTTTATGGTTAACTAAACGTTTGATAGATGATATTGGATTTGAAGAGACAAAACAACTAGGAGAATCACTTTTGACACCAAGTCATGTGAGTGCACGAATAGATACACGAGTCATTGCAAGAGATGAAGCCATAAATGTGTTGTGTGAAGAAGGATTAGACGTAGAAGAAAGTCAGGTCTCACCTTATGGAGTCGTTGCTAAAAAAGGATTTTTAGCAAGTAGCTCATTGTTTAAAGAAGGAAAAATGACCATTCAAGATGAAAGTTCTATGTTAGTTGCACCAAGTATGCAAATCAATGCAAATGATACTGTGTTAGATGCCTGTGCAGCACCTGGTGGGAAGACGACACATATCGCGACTTTTTTAGAAGCGGATAAAGGCGGAAAAGTCATTTCATTAGACATTCATCAACACAAAATAAAATTGATCAAGTCAAATGCGGAAAGATTACATGTTGAAGATGTTGTTGAGGCGATATTACTAGATGCAAGAGAAGTGAAAAATAACTTTCCAGATGATTATTTTGACCGTGTCTTAATTGACGCACCGTGTTCTGGATTAGGATTATTACGTCGAAAACCAGACATTAAATACCATAAAACTCCCGAAGATTTTATGAATTTACAACGGATTCAATTGGAAATTTTAGAAAGTATTGTGCCAAAAGTAGCACAATGGGGTATAATTACATATAGCACATGTACATTGACTCATGAAGAAAATAAAGATGTGGTAGCGATATTTTTAAACAAACATCCTGAATTTGAGCTAATAGATGTTTTAGAAGCAGCGCATTTATCTAAGAGCTATCATGATAAACAGTTGCAGTTGTACCCACATCATTATCACACAGATGGATTTTTTATCAGTTGTTTTAGACGAAAAGCATAG
- the rsgA gene encoding ribosome small subunit-dependent GTPase A, producing the protein MPKGQICKALSGFYYIDYKGKRYQTRARGNFRNRNITPLVGDWVEFESTNETDGYILDVYERKNDLVRPPVANIDQGVVVSSCVEPNFSTNLLDRFLVTLSEKDIDPIIYVTKMDLANEEERNHIAVIQTEYEKIGYPVLLADKNSLEDLTRFFKDKLTVFMGQSGAGKSTLLNQLSPDLSLKVGEISESLGRGRHTTRHVELIDLFGGLVADTPGFSSIDFLEMTLDELPKRFPEFVEASVYCKFRECKHRHEPKCEVKRRVEIGEILSSRYDHYLQFYDEIDNRKPVYKKNK; encoded by the coding sequence ATGCCTAAAGGACAGATATGTAAAGCATTAAGCGGGTTTTATTACATTGATTATAAAGGTAAACGTTATCAAACACGAGCACGAGGTAATTTTAGAAATCGAAATATTACACCACTTGTCGGAGATTGGGTAGAATTTGAGAGTACAAATGAAACAGACGGTTATATTTTAGATGTTTATGAGCGTAAAAATGATTTAGTTAGACCACCAGTCGCTAATATTGATCAGGGCGTTGTCGTATCAAGCTGTGTTGAACCTAATTTTTCAACGAATCTTTTAGATCGCTTTTTAGTTACTCTATCTGAAAAAGACATCGACCCGATTATTTATGTGACTAAAATGGATTTAGCCAATGAAGAAGAACGTAATCATATAGCAGTCATTCAAACAGAATATGAAAAAATAGGCTATCCTGTTTTATTAGCTGACAAAAACTCATTAGAGGATTTAACGCGTTTTTTCAAAGACAAACTAACTGTGTTTATGGGGCAATCAGGTGCAGGTAAGTCGACTTTATTAAATCAATTATCACCAGATTTATCATTAAAAGTAGGAGAGATTTCCGAAAGTTTGGGACGTGGTCGCCATACAACGAGACATGTTGAACTGATTGATTTATTTGGCGGATTAGTAGCAGATACTCCCGGTTTTAGTTCAATTGATTTCTTAGAAATGACACTGGATGAATTGCCGAAACGTTTTCCAGAATTTGTTGAAGCGTCAGTTTACTGTAAATTTAGAGAATGCAAACATCGTCATGAACCAAAATGTGAAGTGAAAAGAAGAGTTGAAATAGGTGAAATATTATCTAGTCGATATGATCACTATTTACAATTTTATGATGAGATTGATAACCGAAAACCAGTATATAAAAAAAATAAATAA
- a CDS encoding Asp23/Gls24 family envelope stress response protein yields MAVKIKTQAGTIEISNDVIATVVGGAATDIYGIVGMASKNQIKDNLNDILGKENYSRGVVVRQEENGVAVDVYIMVSYGTKISEVSRNVQEKVKYNLETMLGVVANSVNVFIQGVRVQPE; encoded by the coding sequence ATGGCTGTAAAAATTAAAACACAAGCTGGAACCATTGAAATTTCAAATGATGTTATAGCAACAGTTGTCGGTGGTGCTGCCACAGATATTTACGGGATTGTTGGTATGGCAAGCAAAAATCAAATTAAAGACAATTTAAATGATATTTTAGGTAAAGAAAACTATTCTCGTGGGGTAGTAGTACGCCAAGAAGAAAACGGTGTAGCAGTGGATGTGTACATCATGGTAAGTTACGGAACAAAAATTTCTGAAGTAAGTCGTAATGTGCAAGAAAAAGTCAAATACAATCTTGAAACAATGCTTGGCGTTGTTGCAAACTCAGTAAATGTTTTTATACAAGGCGTGCGTGTGCAACCTGAATAA
- a CDS encoding Stp1/IreP family PP2C-type Ser/Thr phosphatase — MQIEFQTSVGRKRKNNQDTVGVYQNKKDITLAIVADGMGGHQAGDTASYLAVTGLGEVWEETMLTQKDEVCEWLVSHIQEENTRIFDKGSTNPEMFGMGTTIVSTVILEKELILAHVGDSRAYIVRNQEIKQLTEDHSLVNELIKTGEISVEMAQNHPKKNILVRSIGVPGEVEVDISLINCQEKDIILLCSDGLTNMLSNEDIKMIMSNGKSLNSRVNELIEQANEAGGTDNITVLLIDFDDELQEDTP, encoded by the coding sequence ATGCAAATTGAATTCCAAACGAGTGTAGGACGTAAAAGAAAAAATAATCAAGATACAGTTGGTGTTTATCAAAATAAAAAAGACATTACATTAGCGATTGTCGCAGATGGAATGGGAGGACACCAAGCTGGAGATACAGCAAGTTATCTTGCCGTTACTGGATTAGGCGAAGTTTGGGAAGAAACCATGTTAACTCAAAAAGACGAGGTATGTGAGTGGTTAGTTTCTCACATTCAAGAAGAAAATACACGAATTTTTGATAAAGGCAGTACCAATCCAGAGATGTTTGGGATGGGTACGACTATTGTATCAACTGTTATTTTAGAAAAAGAATTAATTTTAGCACATGTAGGTGATAGCCGAGCTTATATTGTGAGGAATCAGGAAATTAAACAATTGACTGAAGATCATTCGCTGGTTAATGAACTAATTAAAACGGGTGAAATATCTGTTGAAATGGCTCAAAATCATCCGAAAAAAAATATTTTAGTAAGATCAATTGGCGTACCAGGTGAAGTTGAAGTTGATATATCACTGATCAATTGTCAGGAAAAAGATATAATTTTATTATGTTCAGATGGGTTAACTAATATGTTATCTAATGAAGATATTAAAATGATTATGTCAAATGGCAAGTCACTGAATAGTCGGGTTAATGAGTTAATCGAACAAGCAAATGAAGCTGGCGGAACAGATAATATTACTGTGCTACTGATAGACTTTGATGATGAGTTACAGGAGGATACACCATGA
- a CDS encoding DAK2 domain-containing protein has product MVQVGANRLNQNAEFVNSLNVFPVPDGDTGTNMDLSMTSGAKAVREATTEHAGELAAILSKGLLMGARGNSGVILSQLFRGFSKKIEDKEELNAQDLADAFKNGVEVAYKAVMKPVEGTILTVSRGAAIAAEKKAKESDDALEVMEAALKGAKKALAKTPDMLPVLKEVGVVDSGGQGLVFIYEGFVESLSGKVVESEIYQPSPAQMEEMVNAEHHRSVQSHMSTEDIKFGYCTEIMVKIGEGPTVDSTFDYDTFRNYLNEIGDSLLVVADDEIIKVHVHTEQPGKVMNYGQKFGSLIKIKVDNMRLQHESLLDTPSAPVAEEPKEKVPYGIISIAAGKGVQDLFSSMGVNHVISGGQTMNPSTEDIMLAIQSVNAENVIILPNNKNIFMAADQAAEVSDVPTIVIPSKTISQGMTALLGFNDQVSLEENQKNMLEMLDGVTSGQVTTAVRDTSIDGVEIKTDDNLGMVEGKIVVSTPSRFDACLETLKQMIDDDTEIVTILIGEDGTNEEASLLEEALLEMDSDLEVEIHQGDQPVYPYLFAAE; this is encoded by the coding sequence ATGGTACAAGTTGGAGCCAATAGACTGAACCAAAACGCCGAATTTGTCAATTCTTTAAATGTTTTCCCGGTACCAGATGGTGACACGGGAACAAATATGGATTTATCGATGACTAGTGGAGCAAAAGCTGTTAGAGAGGCAACAACGGAACATGCTGGAGAATTAGCTGCAATCTTATCTAAAGGCCTTTTAATGGGTGCACGTGGTAACTCTGGCGTTATCTTGTCACAATTATTCAGAGGATTCTCAAAAAAAATTGAAGATAAAGAAGAATTAAACGCACAAGACTTAGCAGATGCGTTTAAAAATGGTGTAGAAGTTGCGTATAAAGCAGTGATGAAACCTGTTGAAGGAACAATTTTAACTGTCTCTAGAGGTGCTGCGATTGCCGCTGAGAAAAAAGCAAAAGAGAGTGATGATGCATTAGAAGTCATGGAAGCTGCTCTAAAAGGTGCTAAAAAAGCGTTAGCTAAAACACCTGATATGTTGCCTGTCTTAAAAGAAGTTGGTGTTGTCGATAGTGGTGGACAAGGACTTGTTTTTATCTATGAAGGTTTCGTTGAGTCTTTATCTGGCAAAGTAGTTGAAAGTGAAATTTATCAACCATCACCAGCTCAAATGGAAGAGATGGTTAATGCTGAACATCATCGTAGTGTTCAAAGCCATATGTCAACTGAAGACATTAAATTTGGCTACTGTACAGAAATTATGGTAAAAATTGGTGAAGGACCAACAGTTGATAGTACGTTTGATTATGACACATTTAGAAATTACTTAAATGAAATTGGTGATTCATTATTAGTTGTAGCCGATGATGAAATCATCAAAGTTCATGTTCATACAGAGCAACCTGGTAAAGTCATGAATTATGGTCAAAAATTTGGTTCATTAATCAAAATTAAAGTAGATAACATGCGCTTGCAACACGAATCATTACTTGACACTCCAAGTGCACCAGTTGCAGAAGAACCAAAAGAAAAAGTACCTTATGGTATTATTTCAATTGCTGCTGGTAAAGGAGTTCAAGACTTGTTTAGTAGCATGGGTGTTAATCATGTGATTAGTGGTGGACAAACAATGAATCCAAGTACAGAAGATATTATGTTAGCAATCCAATCAGTGAACGCTGAAAACGTGATTATCTTACCTAATAATAAAAATATCTTCATGGCAGCTGATCAAGCAGCAGAAGTCAGTGATGTGCCAACGATCGTGATTCCATCGAAAACAATTTCTCAAGGAATGACGGCACTATTAGGATTTAATGATCAAGTATCACTTGAAGAAAACCAAAAAAACATGTTAGAAATGCTTGATGGTGTAACAAGCGGTCAAGTCACAACGGCTGTTCGTGACACAAGCATTGATGGCGTTGAAATTAAAACAGACGATAACTTGGGCATGGTTGAAGGAAAAATTGTGGTATCAACTCCAAGTCGTTTTGATGCATGTTTAGAAACATTAAAACAAATGATTGATGATGACACTGAAATTGTGACAATCTTAATTGGAGAAGATGGAACAAATGAAGAAGCATCATTATTAGAAGAAGCGTTGCTTGAAATGGATAGTGATTTAGAAGTTGAGATTCATCAAGGAGATCAACCAGTTTATCCATATTTATTTGCAGCTGAATAA
- the pknB gene encoding Stk1 family PASTA domain-containing Ser/Thr kinase — translation MINIGTKIGERYEIIGNIGSGGMANVYLARDLILNREVAIKVLRFDFQDDQNAIRRFQREALAATEMVHPNIVSVYDVGEENGMQYIVMEYVRGTDLKHYIRNYSPIPLDTVVYMMEQILSAVSLAHEHGIIHRDLKPQNVLVDEQGNVKITDFGIAIALSETSLTQTNTLLGSVHYLSPEQARGGMSTRQSDIYALGIILYELLTGTVPFEGESAVSIALKHFQKDVPSVRQYNPNIPQALENVVLHATAKEISDRYKTVNDMYSDLSTSLSPERANEPIYTPSSMTDETIMLTPVKEPDPIVSKIPLKESELDLSEEEKPKKKSSSKRNKVIFSLLAILVAIGVGLFALGTRQDEVEIPDVENMSQTEAINALDAKKIKVNSKIEEVSDDKIAEGNVVKTQPPIGTRVKKKSEVTLYVSKGKQTVSMIEVEGLASNKAKKALLDLGFKEDNILEKNESSNEVEKDTVISQSIKQGTDIVPENETITLTISKGPDNFSLAYLAGYTRDQVLRYIDSEGLILQGESQEYSATVPQGQVIYTSPAGGTPVKKGDYIQVVYSMGPEPVKTQPSSSTTSSSETTESSETTQSSEPENEENHNNHNKGSNTKPSQSEPKDKKD, via the coding sequence ATGATAAATATAGGGACAAAAATAGGGGAACGCTATGAAATAATAGGGAATATTGGTAGTGGTGGAATGGCAAATGTTTATTTGGCACGTGACTTGATTTTAAATCGTGAAGTGGCAATTAAAGTATTACGTTTCGATTTTCAAGATGATCAAAATGCGATTCGACGGTTTCAACGTGAAGCTCTTGCCGCAACAGAAATGGTTCATCCTAATATTGTTAGTGTGTATGATGTAGGAGAAGAAAATGGCATGCAATATATTGTCATGGAATATGTTCGAGGAACTGACTTAAAACATTATATTCGCAATTATTCTCCTATCCCATTAGATACAGTCGTTTACATGATGGAACAGATTTTATCAGCAGTGTCTTTGGCACATGAACATGGTATTATTCATAGAGACTTAAAACCACAAAATGTTTTAGTTGATGAACAAGGAAATGTAAAGATTACAGATTTTGGGATTGCGATTGCTCTATCAGAAACATCATTGACTCAAACTAATACATTGCTCGGGTCAGTACATTACCTGTCACCAGAACAAGCAAGAGGTGGTATGTCAACAAGACAATCTGACATTTATGCATTAGGGATTATTTTATATGAGTTATTGACAGGAACTGTACCGTTTGAGGGGGAATCGGCTGTTTCAATAGCTTTGAAACATTTTCAAAAAGATGTTCCATCTGTTCGACAATATAACCCTAATATTCCACAGGCATTGGAAAATGTGGTGCTCCATGCTACAGCAAAAGAAATTTCAGATCGATATAAAACAGTAAATGACATGTATTCTGATTTAAGTACATCCTTAAGTCCAGAAAGAGCAAATGAACCAATCTATACACCAAGCTCTATGACAGATGAAACGATTATGTTAACACCTGTAAAAGAACCCGATCCAATCGTTTCAAAGATACCTTTGAAAGAATCTGAACTAGATTTATCTGAAGAAGAAAAACCAAAGAAAAAGTCTTCGTCTAAAAGAAATAAAGTTATTTTTAGTCTCCTTGCTATCTTGGTGGCAATTGGCGTGGGATTATTTGCATTAGGGACACGACAAGATGAGGTAGAAATCCCTGATGTCGAAAATATGTCACAGACAGAAGCTATCAATGCATTAGATGCAAAAAAAATAAAAGTTAATTCGAAAATAGAAGAAGTGTCAGATGATAAAATAGCAGAAGGTAATGTTGTTAAGACACAACCGCCAATTGGCACCCGAGTCAAAAAAAAATCTGAAGTAACTTTGTATGTAAGTAAAGGTAAGCAGACTGTTTCGATGATTGAAGTGGAAGGATTAGCTTCTAATAAGGCAAAAAAAGCCTTATTAGATTTAGGTTTTAAAGAAGACAATATACTTGAGAAAAACGAGTCATCGAATGAAGTGGAAAAAGATACTGTTATTTCTCAAAGTATTAAGCAAGGAACAGATATTGTTCCTGAGAACGAGACAATCACCTTAACAATTAGCAAAGGACCAGACAACTTTTCTTTAGCTTATTTAGCGGGTTATACTAGGGATCAAGTTCTTCGTTATATTGATAGCGAAGGATTAATCCTTCAAGGTGAATCGCAAGAATACAGTGCGACTGTTCCACAAGGTCAGGTTATTTATACATCTCCTGCTGGTGGAACACCTGTTAAAAAAGGTGATTATATTCAAGTTGTTTACTCAATGGGTCCAGAACCAGTTAAAACACAACCAAGTAGTTCAACGACGTCTTCAAGTGAAACCACTGAATCAAGTGAAACGACTCAGAGTTCAGAACCTGAAAACGAAGAAAATCATAATAATCACAATAAAGGTAGTAACACCAAACCTAGTCAAAGTGAGCCAAAAGATAAAAAAGATTAA